One genomic region from Bacillus sp. SLBN-46 encodes:
- the rbfA gene encoding 30S ribosome-binding factor RbfA yields MSHRANRVGEQMKKELSDIIGRKIKDPRIGFVTVTDVQVTGDLQQAKVYISVLGDDEQKENTLKGLAKAKGFIRTEIGHRIRLRKTPEIIFEWDESIDYGNRINTLLHQLHQDDDKPMEKNDEE; encoded by the coding sequence ATGAGCCACAGAGCAAATCGTGTTGGAGAGCAAATGAAAAAAGAACTTAGTGACATCATCGGCCGGAAAATAAAAGATCCTCGGATCGGCTTTGTGACAGTTACTGATGTTCAAGTTACAGGTGATTTACAGCAAGCAAAAGTATATATTTCTGTGTTAGGTGATGACGAGCAAAAGGAGAATACATTAAAAGGCTTAGCTAAAGCAAAAGGCTTTATTAGAACAGAAATTGGCCACCGTATTCGCCTTCGTAAAACACCTGAAATTATTTTTGAGTGGGATGAATCAATCGATTATGGAAATCGAATTAATACTCTTCTACATCAATTGCATCAGGATGATGATAAACCGATGGAAAAGAATGACGAAGAATAA
- a CDS encoding DUF503 domain-containing protein, translating to MIIGVAECECIIYDAHSLKEKRAVLQRILTRLKQKFNVSVAEVDFQDVWQRTKIAIAVVTSNRLSTEIELQNALKLIDSFPEIERTITEIDWL from the coding sequence ATGATCATCGGTGTCGCCGAATGTGAATGTATCATCTATGATGCTCATTCATTAAAAGAGAAACGAGCCGTTTTGCAGAGAATTCTAACTCGTCTAAAACAGAAATTTAATGTATCCGTTGCCGAGGTTGACTTTCAAGATGTATGGCAAAGAACGAAAATTGCCATTGCGGTTGTAACCTCTAATCGGTTATCTACAGAGATTGAATTGCAGAACGCACTAAAATTAATTGACTCGTTTCCAGAGATTGAACGAACAATCACCGAGATTGATTGGCTTTAA
- the infB gene encoding translation initiation factor IF-2 → MSKIRVYEYAKKHNISSKEIITKLKEMNIEVSNHMATIEDSEVKKLDATFNKKESTTQQSKQMGGGQQQRSNGRPAQQQQQQRPNQRPAQSGQKPQVQSKNAPKAFEEAADKSPTPKKVKVVSPPKAAEGKKQSQENQSKENKVFSSADKAKAKPYNNNQNRNNRNNNNNKKKTHTPVQQAQPQKKKEKELPAKITFSESLTVGELAKKIYREPSEIIKKLFLLGVMATINQVLDKDAIELIAGEYGVEVEEEIKIDTTDLEVYFTEDGAEDLVERPSVVTIMGHVDHGKTTLLDSIRNTKVTEGEAGGITQHIGAYQVVENGKKITFLDTPGHAAFTTMRARGAKITDITILVVAADDGVMPQTVEAINHAKAAEVPIIVAVNKMDKEAANADRVMQELTEHGLVSEAWGGDTIFVPLSAKTGEGIDTLLEMILLVSEVEEYKANPNRKAVGTVIEAQLDKGRGSVATLLVQNGTLKIGDPIVVGTTFGRVRAMVNDKGRRVKEAGPSTPVEITGLNDVPQAGDRFVVFEDEKTARQVGEARAQTALVAHRGEKSVVSLETLFDQLKQGEMKDLNIILKADVQGSAEAVAASLQKIDVEGVNIKIIHSGAGAINESDITLAAASNAIVIGFNVRPDVNAKRAAEAEKVDVRLHRIIYKVIEEIEAAMKGMLDPEFQEKIIGQAEVRQTFKVSKVGTIAGSFVTEGKITRDSGIRLVRNGVVIFEGQIDALKRFKDDAKEVSKGYECGVTIKNFNDVKEGDIIEAYVMEEIERK, encoded by the coding sequence ATGAGTAAAATCCGTGTTTATGAATACGCAAAAAAACACAATATTTCAAGTAAAGAAATTATTACAAAATTAAAAGAAATGAATATAGAGGTTTCTAACCATATGGCAACAATAGAAGATTCAGAAGTAAAAAAACTTGACGCAACATTCAACAAAAAAGAAAGCACTACACAACAGAGTAAACAAATGGGTGGCGGGCAGCAACAACGCTCAAATGGACGTCCTGCTCAGCAGCAACAACAGCAACGTCCAAATCAAAGACCGGCACAGTCTGGTCAAAAGCCGCAAGTACAGTCTAAAAATGCACCTAAAGCGTTTGAGGAAGCTGCAGATAAATCTCCTACTCCTAAGAAGGTAAAAGTTGTCTCTCCTCCAAAAGCGGCTGAAGGCAAAAAACAGAGCCAAGAAAATCAATCCAAAGAAAATAAAGTCTTCAGTAGTGCAGATAAAGCAAAGGCTAAGCCTTATAATAATAACCAAAATCGTAATAATCGCAATAATAATAATAACAAGAAGAAGACTCATACACCAGTTCAGCAAGCACAGCCTCAGAAGAAAAAAGAAAAAGAGCTTCCAGCTAAAATTACTTTTAGTGAGTCATTAACTGTTGGTGAACTTGCAAAAAAAATCTATCGTGAACCGTCAGAAATCATTAAAAAGCTCTTTTTACTTGGTGTGATGGCTACCATTAACCAAGTGCTCGATAAAGATGCGATTGAATTGATCGCTGGGGAATATGGGGTAGAGGTTGAAGAAGAAATCAAGATTGACACAACGGATCTTGAAGTTTACTTTACCGAAGATGGAGCAGAAGACTTAGTAGAAAGACCTTCTGTTGTAACGATTATGGGTCACGTTGACCATGGTAAAACAACCCTTCTTGATTCTATTCGTAATACAAAGGTAACTGAAGGTGAAGCTGGCGGAATTACTCAGCATATTGGTGCCTATCAAGTAGTTGAAAATGGAAAGAAGATTACTTTCCTTGATACACCGGGACACGCTGCATTTACAACCATGCGTGCTCGTGGAGCGAAAATCACTGACATTACCATTCTTGTGGTAGCGGCAGATGATGGTGTAATGCCACAAACAGTTGAAGCGATTAACCATGCAAAGGCTGCTGAAGTTCCAATCATTGTTGCTGTAAACAAAATGGATAAAGAAGCTGCAAATGCTGACCGAGTTATGCAGGAATTAACTGAACATGGATTAGTATCTGAAGCATGGGGTGGGGATACTATCTTTGTACCACTTTCTGCAAAAACCGGAGAAGGAATTGACACTCTTCTTGAAATGATCTTACTTGTAAGTGAAGTAGAAGAATATAAGGCCAATCCTAACCGAAAAGCTGTCGGTACGGTTATCGAGGCACAATTAGATAAAGGCCGTGGATCTGTTGCGACATTATTAGTTCAAAACGGTACTTTAAAAATTGGTGACCCGATTGTTGTTGGAACTACATTCGGACGGGTTCGTGCGATGGTGAATGATAAAGGACGACGAGTAAAAGAAGCGGGTCCTTCTACTCCAGTAGAAATTACAGGACTAAATGATGTTCCTCAGGCAGGAGATCGTTTTGTTGTATTTGAAGACGAAAAAACAGCCCGACAAGTTGGGGAAGCGCGTGCGCAAACTGCTTTAGTAGCTCACCGTGGTGAAAAATCCGTTGTCAGTCTCGAAACACTATTTGACCAATTGAAGCAAGGTGAAATGAAGGACTTAAACATCATCCTAAAAGCAGATGTTCAAGGTTCTGCTGAAGCCGTTGCCGCATCATTGCAAAAAATAGATGTAGAAGGCGTAAACATTAAAATTATTCATAGTGGTGCTGGTGCTATTAATGAGTCGGATATCACTCTTGCAGCCGCTTCAAATGCAATTGTCATCGGATTTAACGTTCGTCCAGATGTAAATGCTAAGCGCGCTGCGGAAGCTGAAAAGGTTGATGTTCGTCTACACCGCATTATTTATAAAGTAATTGAAGAAATCGAAGCAGCCATGAAGGGAATGCTTGATCCTGAATTCCAAGAAAAGATTATTGGTCAAGCTGAAGTTCGTCAAACTTTCAAGGTTTCAAAGGTTGGTACCATTGCTGGTTCGTTTGTGACTGAAGGTAAAATTACCCGTGATAGCGGAATTCGTTTAGTTCGTAACGGAGTTGTTATCTTTGAAGGACAAATTGATGCGCTAAAACGTTTCAAAGATGATGCTAAAGAGGTTTCTAAAGGTTATGAATGTGGTGTCACAATTAAAAATTTCAATGATGTTAAAGAAGGAGACATCATTGAAGCTTATGTAATGGAAGAGATCGAACGTAAATGA
- a CDS encoding YlxQ family RNA-binding protein, with the protein MKQNQWMSLLGLANRARKIISGEELALKDIRNGKAKLVLLAADASANTTKKITDKCNSYHVQLKIVEDRHLLGQAIGKEARVVVAVLDEGFAKKLVTLLD; encoded by the coding sequence ATGAAACAAAATCAATGGATGTCATTGCTTGGCTTGGCCAATCGAGCGCGTAAAATCATATCGGGTGAAGAGCTTGCCTTAAAGGATATTAGAAACGGTAAAGCAAAGCTTGTTTTATTAGCCGCGGATGCATCTGCAAATACGACTAAAAAAATTACAGATAAATGTAATTCCTATCATGTACAGTTGAAAATAGTCGAAGACCGTCATCTTCTAGGTCAAGCAATTGGCAAGGAAGCACGAGTTGTTGTAGCTGTTTTGGATGAAGGATTTGCAAAAAAACTGGTAACGTTGCTCGATTAA
- the rnpM gene encoding RNase P modulator RnpM — protein sequence MNTRKKVPMRKCVATGEMKPKKELVRIVRSKEGDVTIDLTGKKSGRGAYLSRDKEAILLAKKKNTLANHLEVSINDSIYEELLELIEKEN from the coding sequence GTGAACACAAGAAAAAAAGTTCCTATGCGCAAATGTGTGGCAACCGGTGAAATGAAGCCGAAAAAAGAACTCGTTCGCATCGTTCGCTCAAAAGAAGGGGATGTAACCATTGACCTAACTGGAAAAAAATCCGGTAGAGGTGCATACCTTTCAAGAGACAAAGAAGCAATCCTATTAGCCAAGAAGAAAAATACTTTAGCTAACCATTTAGAGGTTTCTATAAATGATTCGATATACGAAGAACTACTTGAGCTAATTGAGAAGGAGAACTGA
- the nusA gene encoding transcription termination factor NusA translates to MSSELLDALTILEREKGISRDILIDAIEAALVSAYRRNFNQAQNVRIDLNLQSGSMRVFARKEVVDEVFDPRLEISIADAQHINPNYQVEDVVEMEVTPKDFGRIAAQTAKQVVTQRVREAERGIIYSEFIDREEDIMTGIVQRLDSKFIYVSLGKIEALLPLNEQMPNERYKPHDRIKVFITKVEKTTKGPQIFVSRTHPGLLKRLFEIEVPEIYDGTVEIKSVAREAGDRSKISVHSDNPEVDPVGSCVGPKGTRVQAVVNELKGEKIDIVKWSDDPVVFVANSLSPSKVLDVMVNENEKATTVVVPDYQLSLAIGKRGQNARLAAKLTGWKIDIKAETEARELGIYPREETIRLFDNQVDTDFDYEDDDLD, encoded by the coding sequence ATGAGCAGCGAATTATTAGATGCTCTTACAATACTGGAAAGAGAGAAAGGTATTTCCAGAGATATACTAATTGATGCTATTGAGGCGGCATTGGTATCAGCATACCGTCGTAATTTCAATCAGGCACAAAATGTCCGCATTGATTTGAACTTACAATCTGGTTCTATGCGCGTTTTTGCAAGAAAAGAAGTGGTTGATGAGGTATTCGATCCACGGCTTGAAATTTCTATTGCAGATGCACAACACATTAATCCTAATTACCAGGTAGAAGATGTTGTCGAAATGGAAGTAACTCCAAAAGACTTCGGAAGAATTGCTGCGCAAACAGCGAAACAAGTGGTAACTCAGCGTGTTAGAGAAGCTGAAAGAGGTATTATTTATTCTGAATTTATTGATCGTGAAGAAGACATCATGACAGGTATCGTTCAAAGACTTGATTCTAAATTTATTTATGTCAGCCTTGGTAAAATAGAAGCACTATTACCATTAAATGAACAAATGCCAAATGAACGTTACAAACCGCATGATCGAATCAAAGTTTTTATTACTAAAGTGGAAAAAACTACTAAAGGTCCACAAATTTTTGTTTCTAGAACTCATCCTGGATTACTGAAACGTCTATTTGAAATTGAAGTTCCTGAAATTTACGATGGTACAGTTGAAATTAAATCTGTTGCCCGTGAAGCAGGTGACCGCTCGAAAATTTCCGTTCATTCCGATAATCCTGAGGTTGATCCAGTTGGTTCTTGTGTTGGACCAAAAGGAACAAGGGTGCAAGCGGTAGTTAATGAGTTAAAAGGTGAAAAAATTGATATCGTTAAATGGTCAGATGATCCAGTTGTTTTTGTCGCTAATTCTTTAAGCCCTTCAAAAGTGCTAGATGTTATGGTGAACGAAAATGAAAAAGCGACAACAGTTGTTGTACCTGATTATCAGCTTTCATTAGCAATCGGTAAACGCGGTCAAAATGCTCGACTAGCAGCAAAGTTAACTGGCTGGAAAATTGATATCAAAGCTGAAACTGAAGCACGAGAGCTTGGAATTTATCCACGTGAAGAAACAATCAGACTTTTTGATAATCAAGTGGATACAGATTTTGATTATGAAGATGATGATTTGGACTAA
- the rimP gene encoding ribosome maturation factor RimP, which translates to MSKVTEVVEELAAPIFQELSLELVDIEYVKEGKNWYLRVYIDKDTGVDIEDCGLVSERLSEKLDEVDPIPHNYFLEVSSPGAERPLKKEKDFEKAIGKNVFIKTYEPIDGEKGFEGKLLEFDGQHLKIEVKIKTRKKSIDIPYEKVASARLAVVFS; encoded by the coding sequence ATGAGCAAAGTAACGGAAGTTGTAGAAGAGCTGGCTGCACCAATTTTTCAAGAACTTAGCTTAGAATTAGTGGATATTGAATATGTGAAGGAAGGTAAAAACTGGTATCTTCGCGTATATATCGATAAGGACACAGGAGTTGATATTGAGGATTGTGGTCTAGTTAGTGAGCGACTAAGTGAAAAACTCGACGAAGTGGATCCAATTCCCCATAACTACTTTCTTGAAGTATCCTCTCCGGGTGCAGAGCGTCCATTGAAAAAAGAAAAAGATTTTGAAAAGGCTATTGGTAAAAATGTCTTTATTAAAACTTATGAACCGATTGATGGAGAAAAAGGTTTTGAAGGGAAATTACTTGAGTTTGATGGCCAACACTTAAAAATTGAAGTGAAAATCAAAACTCGTAAAAAGTCTATTGACATTCCATATGAAAAAGTAGCAAGTGCAAGACTGGCTGTTGTTTTTTCATAA